A section of the Delphinus delphis chromosome 1, mDelDel1.2, whole genome shotgun sequence genome encodes:
- the LAMB3 gene encoding laminin subunit beta-3 has protein sequence MRPLLLLYFVLPSVLCAQQACSRGACYPPVGDLLIGRTRFLQASSTCGLAKPETYCTQYGEWQMKCCKCDSRLPHNYNSHRVENVVSSSGPMRWWQSQNDVSPVSLQLDLDRKFQLQDIMMDFKGPMPAGMLIERSSDSGKTWQVYQYLAADCTSAFPRVRQGQPQSWQDARCQPLPQRPNRRLDGAKVQLNLMDLASGIPATQSQKIQELGAITNLRVNFTRLAPVPQRGYHPPSAYYAVSQLRLQGSCFCHGHADRCAPNSRAPASPSTTVQVHGVCVCQHNTAGPNCEHCAPFYNDKPWKPADDQDPHECQRCDCNGHSETCHFDPAVFAASQGTHGGVCDNCQHHTEGKNCERCQLHYFRNRRPGAPIQETCIPCECDPDGAVPGAPCDPVTGQCVCKEQVQGERCDLCKPGFTGLTYANPQGCHRCDCSVLGARRDMPCDEESGRCLCLPHVVGPKCDQCARYHWKLASGRGCEPCACDPHNSLSPQCNQFTGQCPCQEGFGGLTCNAAAIRQCPDKTYGDAAMGCRACDCDFRGTEGPGCDKASGRCLCRPGSTGPRCDQCQRGYCDRYPVCVACHPCFQTYDAGLRERALRLSSLRNATTSLWPGPGLEDRGLASRMLDTKNKLEQIQAILGGASVTEQEVAQVANAIVSIRQTLHGLQVDLPLEEETLSLSGDLENLDRSFNRLLVMYQSKREQFEKISSADPSGAFRMLTAAHQRSSQAAQQVADSSRWLLQLRDSRREAERLEQQLGGAGGAGGPQLAALRLQMASLPDLTPAANKLCGGPREMACTPGACPGELCPRDNGTACGSHCRGALPRAGGAFRTAGQVAKQLRGFNAQLQQTRQMIRAAEEATLQVQSDAQSLEVQVSTSRAQMEEDVTRTRLLIQQVRDFLSDPDTDIATIQEVSEAVLALWLPTDSATVLRKMNEIQAIAARLPNVDLVLSQTKQDIARARRLQAEAEQARSRAHTVEGQVEDVLGNLRQGTLALQEAQDTMQGTRRSLQLIQDRVAEVQQVLGPAERLVTSLMEQLGGFQARMEELGRRARQKRAQAAQAQQLAEEASKQALNAQEGFERIKQKYAELKDRLGRSPTLGKQGSRILSIKMEAEELFGETMEMMDKMKDMESELLRGSQAITLRSADLTGLEKHVEQIRNHINGRVLYYATCK, from the exons TGGCAGATGAAATGCTGCAAGTGTGACTCCAGGTTGCCTCACAATTACAACAGTCACCGAGTGGAGAATGTGGTCTCGTCCTCGGGCCCCATGCGCTGGTGGCAGTCACAGAATG ATGTGAGCCCTGTCTCTCTGCAGCTGGACCTAGACAGGAAATTCCAGCTTCAAGACATCATGATGGATTTTAAG GGGCCCATGCCTGCTGGCATGCTGATCGAGCGCTCCTCGGACTCGGGCAAGACCTGGCAGGTGTACCAATACCTAGCTGCCGACTGCACGTCTGCCTTCCCCCGGGTCCGCCAGGGCCAGCCTCAGAGCTGGCAGGATGCTCGGTGCCAGCCTCTGCCCCAGAGGCCTAACAGGCGCCTGGATGGGGCCAAG GTCCAACTTAACCTTATGGATTTAGCCTCTGGGATCCCAGCAACTCAAAGTCAAAAAATTCAAG AGCTGGGGGCGATCACAAACTTGAGAGTCAACTTCACCAGGCTGGCCCCTGTGCCCCAGAGGGGCTATCACCCTCCCAGCGCCTACTATGCCGTTTCCCAGCTGCGTCTGCAGGGGAGCTGTTTCTGTCACGGCCATGCTgaccgctgtgcccccaattccagagcccctgccagcccctccACCACTGTGCAG GTCCATGGGGTCTGCGTCTGCCAGCACAACACCGCCGGCCCCAACTGTGAACACTGTGCACCCTTCTACAACGACAAGCCCTGGAAACCCGCAGATGACCAGGACCCCCATGAATGCCAAA GGTGTGACTGCAACGGACACTCAGAGACATGTCACTTCGACCCAGCCGTGTTTGCCGCCAGCCAGGGGACACATGGAGGTGTGTGTGACAACTGCCAACACCACACTGAGGGCAAGAACTGTGAGCGGTGTCAGCTGCACTATTTCCGGAACCGGCGTCCTGGTGCTCCCATTCAGGAGACCTGCATCC CCTGCGAGTGTGATCCGGATGGGGCAGTGCCAGGAGCGCCCTGTGACCCAGTGACCGGGCAGTGTGTGTGCAAGGAGCAAGTGCAGGGGGAACGCTGTGACCTGTGCAAGCCGGGATTTACAGGACTCACCTATGCCAACCCGCAGGGCTGCCACC GCTGTGACTGCAGCGTCCTGGGTGCCCGGCGGGACATGCCGTGTGATGAGGAGAGTGGACGCTGCCTGTGTCTGCCCCACGTGGTGGGCCCCAAATGTGACCAGTGCGCTCGCTACCACTGGAAGCTGGCCAGCGGCCGGGGCTGCGAGCCATGTGCCTGCGACCCGCACAACTCCCTCAGCCCCCAGTGCAACCAG TTCACAGGGCAGTGCCCCTGTCAGGAAGGTTTTGGTGGCCTGACCTGCAACGCTGCAGCCATCCGCCAGTGTCCTGACAAGACCTACGGAGATGCAGCTATGGGATGCCGAG CCTGTGACTGTGACTTCCGGGGAACGGAGGGACCAGGCTGCGATAAGGCCTCGGGCCGCTGTCTCTGCCGCCCTGGCTCGACCGGGCCACGCTGCGACCAGTGCCAGCGAGGCTACTGTGACCGCTACCCGGTGTGTGTGGCCTGCCACCCCTGCTTCCAGACCTATGACGCCGGCCTCCGGGAGCGGGCCCTCCGCCTCAGCAGCCTCCGTAATGCCACCACCAGCCTGTGGCCTGGGCCGGGCCTGGAGGACCGCGGCCTGGCGTCCCGGATGCTGGACACGAAGAACAAGCTGGAGCAGATCCAAGCCATCCTCGGCGGCGCCTCGGTCACGGAGCAGGAGGTGGCCCAGGTGGCCAATGCCATCGTCTCCATCAG GCAGACTCTCCACGGCCTGCAGGTGGATCTGCCCCTAGAGGAGGAGACCTTGTCCCTCTCGGGAGACCTGGAGAATCTGGACAGAAGCTTCAATCGCCTCCTCGTTATGTATCAGAGCAAGAGGGAGCAGTTTGAAAAAATAAGCAGTGCCGATCCTTCAG GAGCCTTCCGGATGCTGACCGCGGCCCACCAGCGGTCATCCCAGGCTGCTCAGCAGGTCGCGGATAGCTCCCGCTGGCTGCTGCAGCTCAGGGACAGCCGGAGAGAGGCGGAGAGGCTGGAGCAGCAGCTGGGAGGAGCAGGAGGGGCCGGCGGCCCCCAGCTCGCGGCCCTGAGGCTGCAGATGGCTTCCTTGCCTGATCTGACACCCGCCGCCAACAAG CTCTGTGGGGGCCCCAGGGAGATGGCTTGCACCCCGGGAGCATGCCCTGGGGAGCTGTGTCCCCGAGACAACGGCACGGCCTGtggctcccactgcaggggtgctctccccagggcaggtggggcctTCCGGACGGCAGGGCAGGTGGCCAAGCAGCTGCGGGGCTTCAACGCCCAGCTCCAGCAGACCAGGCAGATG ATCAGGGCAGCCGAGGAAGCCACCTTGCAGGTGCAGTCAGATGCTCAGAGCCTGGAGGTGCAGGTGAGCACCAGCCGCGCCCAGATGGAGGAAGACGTCACACGCACGCGGCTCCTCATTCAGCAGGTCCGGGACTTCCTCTCAG ACCCTGACACTGACATAGCCACCATCCAGGAGGTCAGTGAGGCCGTGCTGGCCCTGTGGCTGCCCACAGACTCTGCCACtgtcctgcggaagatgaatgaGATCCAGGCCATCGCAGCCAGGCTCCCCAACGTGGACCTGGTGCTTTCTCAGACCAAGCAGGACATCGCTCGGGCTCGCAGGCTCCAGGCGGAGGCTGAGCAGGCCAG GAGCCGAGCCCACACAGTGGAGGGCCAGGTGGAGGATGTGCTGGGGAACCTGCGACAGGGCACGCTGGCACTGCAGGAGGCCCAGGACACCATGCAAGGCACCCGCCGCTCCCTTCAGCTTATCCAAGACAGGGTTGCTGAG GTTCAGCAGGTGCTGGGGCCAGCGGAAAGACTGGTGACCAGCCTGATGGAGCAGCTGGGTGGCTTCCAAGCACGGATGGAGGAGCTCGGCCGCCGGGCCAGGCAGAAGCGGGCACAGGCCGCCCAGGCCCAGCAGCTGGCAGAGGAGGCCAGCAAGCAGGCACTGAATGCCCAGGAG GGATTTGAGAGAATAAAGCAAAAGTATGCTGAGTTGAAGGACCGGCTGGGTCGGAGCCCCACGCTGGGAAAACAGGGCAGCCGGATCTTAAGCATCAAGATGGAGGCGGAGGAACTGTTTGGGGAAACCATGGAGATGATGGACAAGATGAAAG